The nucleotide window ATGACGGCACTTCGTTGAAGCCGAGATCGGCAAGGTTCTTCCCCCTGATTTCCTTCTTCTTCGCCTTCATGATCCCCGGAAGCGATGCGTACCTCGGATCGTTCAGACCCTTTTCACACGATATGATCACGGGCAGGGAGGTCTCGACCTTTTCGTCTCCCCCTTCAATCCTGCGATTCAATAATACTTTCGAAAGATCATCAGCCAATTCGAATACCGTCGCATTGTTCACCTGTGGGATATCCAGTTTCTCGGCCAATATGCTCTGTGTCTGTGCCATATCGTCATCGATACCCTGTTTTCCACAGAAGATGATGTCGAAACCCTCTTCCGAGATCGCCTTCGCGAGTACTTCAGCGATAGTGAACGGATTTGGTTTCGTGAGGGCAGGATCGCAGATATGTACTGCATCGTCCGCTCCCATGGCAAGAGCTGTCCTTATCACTTCAGTCGACTCTTCAGGTCCGGCACAAACAACGGTCACTTTCGAATCGCCACCCAGTTTCTCTTTCAGCCGAAGCCCTTCTTCGATCCCGTATTCATCGTATGTGTTAATGATGAATTTTACGCCGTCCTCCCTGATACCATCCCCCTCCTGGTTGATAAGTATCTTCGCCTCGGTGTCCGGCACCCTTTTCAGTAGCACGATTATCTTCAAAGGATCCTCCTTTCAGC belongs to Candidatus Latescibacterota bacterium and includes:
- a CDS encoding electron transfer flavoprotein subunit beta/FixA family protein yields the protein MKIIVLLKRVPDTEAKILINQEGDGIREDGVKFIINTYDEYGIEEGLRLKEKLGGDSKVTVVCAGPEESTEVIRTALAMGADDAVHICDPALTKPNPFTIAEVLAKAISEEGFDIIFCGKQGIDDDMAQTQSILAEKLDIPQVNNATVFELADDLSKVLLNRRIEGGDEKVETSLPVIISCEKGLNDPRYASLPGIMKAKKKEIRGKNLADLGFNEVPSSGKSRILKWLPMPKGGECKMVEAEETVDTVKELARLLREEAKVV